From a single Bacteroidia bacterium genomic region:
- the accB gene encoding acetyl-CoA carboxylase biotin carboxyl carrier protein — MDFKEIQDLLKLVNKTDLTEVEIEREDFRILIRREPAERNVVYTTAQPMVTSGMPSSVQTPLSAEYHETSNDNSVQEKKPAVPASNLFEFKSPMIGTFYRSSSPDSDPFVKVGDYIEKGQVVCIIEAMKLFNEIESEVEGKVVKILNEDAQPVEYDQVLFLIDVNG; from the coding sequence ATGGATTTTAAAGAAATACAGGACCTGCTAAAACTGGTCAACAAAACCGACCTCACAGAGGTCGAGATTGAAAGAGAAGATTTCCGGATTCTTATCCGTCGCGAACCTGCTGAAAGAAATGTTGTGTACACAACTGCTCAGCCTATGGTGACTTCGGGTATGCCGTCTTCGGTTCAGACTCCCCTGTCTGCTGAGTATCACGAAACCAGCAATGACAATTCCGTACAGGAAAAAAAGCCGGCAGTTCCCGCCAGCAATCTTTTTGAGTTTAAGTCGCCCATGATTGGCACATTCTACCGGTCTTCTTCTCCTGATTCTGATCCCTTCGTGAAAGTAGGCGATTATATCGAAAAAGGACAGGTCGTCTGTATCATTGAGGCAATGAAGCTTTTCAATGAGATAGAATCTGAAGTGGAAGGGAAAGTGGTGAAAATCCTGAATGAAGATGCACAGCCGGTTGAATATGACCAGGTTCTGTTTCTGATAGATGTAAATGGTTAA
- the efp gene encoding elongation factor P, whose translation MANISDIRNGLTFRYNSDIYSVIEFQHVKVGRGAAFVRVKMRSLTTGKVIENSFNNSARIDDIRVERLQFQFLYAEGDSLVFMNTDTYEQVYIGKMMIGNLDLLKEGELCEVLFNASDDTPLTVELAPSVIREVTYTEPGLKGDTATNTLKPATVEGGAEIRVPLFINIGDKVKIDTATKAYVERVKS comes from the coding sequence ATGGCAAACATTTCAGACATTCGGAACGGGCTTACTTTCAGGTATAACAGCGATATTTACTCTGTCATTGAGTTTCAACATGTGAAAGTAGGGCGGGGAGCAGCTTTTGTCCGGGTAAAGATGAGAAGCCTTACAACAGGCAAAGTAATTGAGAACTCTTTCAACAACAGCGCAAGAATCGACGATATACGGGTAGAACGACTTCAGTTCCAGTTTCTGTACGCAGAAGGCGATTCTCTGGTATTTATGAATACGGATACCTATGAGCAGGTATATATTGGAAAAATGATGATCGGAAACCTGGATTTGCTGAAAGAAGGCGAACTCTGTGAAGTTCTTTTTAACGCTTCCGATGATACTCCTCTTACCGTAGAGCTTGCGCCCAGCGTAATCAGAGAAGTTACCTACACAGAGCCCGGCCTGAAAGGCGATACCGCAACGAATACATTGAAACCTGCCACAGTAGAAGGTGGTGCAGAAATTCGCGTGCCGCTTTTTATTAACATCGGCGACAAAGTGAAAATTGATACAGCTACAAAGGCTTACGTAGAGCGTGTAAAATCCTGA
- a CDS encoding beta-ketoacyl-ACP synthase III, giving the protein MKMRAAITAVGGYVPERVLTNAELEKMVDTNDQWIRERTGIEERRILDKDRATSDMAVEALKDLFRKTDCKPEEIELIIVSTISPDYVYPATSNILSERIGAVNSWGFDMNAACSGFLYALRTGSQFIESGMHKKVLVVGADKMSMRVDYEDRNTCILFGDGAGAVLLEPSQDENGIIDSAFRVDGTGEQHLLQKAGGSKYPTTVENVLNKEQFIRQDGKNVYKAAVQGMADITEEVMKRNNLTGDDVTFLVPHQANKRIIDATAKRAGLPPEKVMVNIQRYGNTTNATIPLCLWDWEDKLKKGDTLMLAAFGGGFAWGSIYLKWAY; this is encoded by the coding sequence ATGAAAATGAGAGCAGCAATCACTGCGGTTGGCGGATATGTACCGGAAAGGGTGCTGACCAACGCCGAACTGGAAAAGATGGTTGATACCAATGACCAGTGGATCAGAGAGCGTACCGGAATAGAAGAACGGCGAATTCTGGATAAAGACAGAGCTACTTCTGATATGGCTGTAGAAGCCTTAAAGGATCTTTTCCGCAAAACTGACTGTAAGCCGGAAGAAATTGAACTGATTATTGTATCGACAATTTCCCCAGACTATGTATACCCTGCCACTTCCAACATCCTCAGCGAAAGGATTGGGGCGGTCAATTCCTGGGGATTTGATATGAATGCCGCCTGTTCGGGTTTTCTGTATGCCCTTCGTACCGGGTCTCAGTTTATCGAATCGGGTATGCACAAAAAAGTGCTCGTCGTAGGTGCTGACAAAATGAGTATGCGCGTGGATTATGAAGACCGCAATACCTGTATTTTGTTTGGCGACGGGGCCGGTGCTGTTTTACTGGAACCTTCTCAGGATGAAAATGGCATAATTGATTCAGCATTCAGGGTAGATGGTACGGGGGAACAGCATCTCCTTCAAAAAGCAGGAGGAAGCAAATATCCCACTACCGTGGAGAATGTGCTTAACAAGGAGCAATTTATCCGTCAGGATGGCAAGAATGTGTATAAAGCAGCGGTTCAGGGGATGGCAGACATCACCGAGGAGGTCATGAAGCGAAATAACCTCACGGGCGATGATGTAACGTTTCTCGTACCTCATCAGGCCAACAAACGAATCATTGACGCGACAGCCAAGCGTGCAGGTCTTCCTCCTGAAAAAGTAATGGTCAATATTCAGCGTTATGGCAATACGACCAATGCAACCATTCCGCTCTGTCTGTGGGATTGGGAAGATAAATTGAAAAAAGGAGATACCCTGATGCTGGCTGCCTTTGGCGGTGGGTTTGCATGGGGATCTATCTATCTGAAATGGGCATATTAA
- a CDS encoding DNA recombination protein RmuC, producing MIDWLSFILGIAAGILAGGFAVYVLLNGKTMRQKAENIRLQATLDAKENVGGQFRAEFENLAGKVLEASTQRLSHDNQTSLNHLLQPLKEKISDFEKKVEHTYQQEARERFSLQKEIEKLALLNTQMGAEARNLTKALQGDSKVQGNWGELVLARVLESSGLREGEEFIVQGKDIQLTSADGKRLQPDVIIQLPDDKHIIIDAKVSLTAWDRFVGEEDTARRALALKQHLESVNNHIHQLSSKHYPAIEGLKAPDFVLMFMPVEPAFAQAIQNRQDLFSYAWEKKIVLVSPTTLLATLKTVASIWKLEHQNKNAQEIARQGGALYDKFVGFVEEMQKLGKSIDRTSQTYSEAMNKLVSGHGNLATRAEKLRELGAKTAKKL from the coding sequence ATGATCGATTGGCTATCGTTTATATTGGGCATTGCCGCCGGGATACTTGCCGGCGGTTTTGCCGTATACGTCCTGCTCAATGGAAAAACCATGCGGCAAAAGGCCGAGAATATCCGTTTACAGGCTACCCTGGATGCAAAAGAAAATGTGGGCGGACAGTTTCGCGCAGAATTTGAAAATCTGGCGGGCAAGGTACTGGAAGCCAGCACGCAACGTCTTTCCCATGACAACCAGACCAGTCTCAACCATTTGCTTCAACCCCTGAAGGAAAAAATATCCGACTTTGAAAAAAAAGTAGAACATACCTATCAACAGGAGGCCCGTGAGCGCTTTAGTCTTCAAAAGGAGATCGAAAAACTCGCATTGCTCAATACCCAGATGGGCGCCGAAGCCCGCAATCTGACCAAAGCACTTCAGGGCGACAGCAAAGTACAGGGCAACTGGGGAGAACTTGTTTTGGCACGTGTCCTTGAGAGCAGCGGATTGCGCGAAGGGGAAGAGTTTATCGTACAGGGGAAAGACATTCAGCTTACTTCTGCCGATGGAAAAAGACTACAACCTGATGTCATTATCCAGTTGCCCGATGACAAACATATCATAATCGACGCCAAAGTATCTCTCACAGCCTGGGACCGGTTTGTCGGTGAAGAAGATACCGCCCGCAGAGCGCTGGCGCTGAAACAACACCTGGAGTCGGTCAACAATCATATTCACCAGCTCAGCAGCAAACACTATCCGGCCATAGAAGGACTGAAAGCGCCAGACTTTGTCCTTATGTTTATGCCGGTCGAACCGGCATTTGCACAGGCCATCCAAAACCGGCAGGATCTGTTTTCCTATGCCTGGGAAAAGAAAATCGTACTGGTCAGCCCGACCACTTTATTAGCCACCCTCAAGACCGTCGCTTCTATCTGGAAACTCGAACATCAAAACAAAAATGCCCAGGAAATTGCCCGGCAGGGAGGGGCATTGTACGATAAGTTTGTGGGCTTTGTGGAAGAGATGCAAAAACTGGGAAAAAGTATTGACAGAACCTCCCAAACCTATAGTGAAGCCATGAATAAGCTGGTTTCCGGCCACGGAAATCTGGCCACAAGGGCCGAAAAACTAAGGGAACTTGGCGCAAAAACCGCCAAAAAGTTATAA
- a CDS encoding DUF1573 domain-containing protein has translation MKTSLVSLLFAFVLMASLSAQTMFNAEPVLALESVGREAAISFDETEYDMGQVLQGKPVSHTFTFTNTGNADLKIESVKPGCGCTVAEYTKESIAPGETGFITATYNAAGMGVFTKTISVKTNASETSMILRFKGEVYQ, from the coding sequence ATGAAAACTTCACTTGTTTCACTGTTGTTTGCTTTTGTTTTAATGGCTTCCCTTTCTGCCCAGACCATGTTTAATGCAGAGCCTGTATTGGCACTTGAGTCTGTCGGTCGGGAAGCTGCAATCTCTTTTGATGAAACCGAATACGATATGGGGCAGGTTCTTCAGGGAAAACCCGTATCCCACACATTTACCTTCACCAACACCGGTAACGCCGACCTGAAAATCGAAAGCGTAAAACCCGGCTGCGGTTGTACCGTGGCTGAGTATACCAAAGAATCCATTGCGCCCGGAGAAACAGGTTTTATCACAGCTACCTACAATGCTGCCGGGATGGGGGTTTTCACCAAGACTATTTCTGTAAAAACCAATGCATCTGAAACCAGTATGATCCTTCGGTTTAAGGGGGAAGTGTACCAGTAG
- a CDS encoding S9 family peptidase: MTLAKKHLILEIFVFLFLATGLSQAVAQPVLSVESIMRDPKWIGTSPDNIQWSTDSRMVYFDWNPEKEPSDSLYAIAVSDPKPGKVDLATRRKMPDPDGSMNADRTQMVYEKNGDIFLLTVATGEIQQITNTVDRESRPVFDLSGKHLFFQSSDNLFSWNISSGAISQLTDFRSGSAKNTDEKKDPQQQWISKQELSMMEVLRQRKSQNEAATEQREMLSPDRPEPYYYGKKNLQGLQISPDGRYVSFRLANAPSGVENTQVPAYVRESGYTEELRAYPKVGSPLTTYQSFIYDLTKDTAIALATDSLPGIYDLAAFLAEYDKPVTSKTPKETQIVSINWSPDASVAIAEVRSLDFKDRWVARVDLETGRLVNVDHQHDEAWIGGPGIPWFMGAPSRAGWFADNQTYWFMSEVTGYAHLYSVNVRTGAKKQLTAGNYEVFDPKLSLDEKYWYFTSSAVDPGERHYYKMPVAGGEAVKLTSMAGNNEVFLSPDEKYLAIRHSTGNRPWELFLQPNKPGAKARQITSSLTEEFKAYPWREPEYITFEARDGAVVHARLYQPKASVKNGAAVIFVHGAGYLQNAHKWWSSYFREYMFHNLLADKGYTVLDIDYRASAGYGRDWRTAIYRHMGGKDLSDQIDGAKLLVDKYGVDAKRMGIYGGSYGGFITLMAMFTEPDVFAAGAALRPVTDWSHYHHQYTAGILNSPQDDSIAYVRSSPIYHAEGLKGALLICHGMIDTNVHFQDAVRLSQRLIELGKENWELAAYPMESHGFVEASSWTDEYKRILKLFERELNGR; this comes from the coding sequence ATGACCCTTGCAAAAAAACACCTGATTCTGGAAATTTTTGTTTTCCTTTTCCTCGCAACCGGACTTTCCCAGGCCGTTGCACAGCCCGTACTCTCCGTCGAATCTATCATGCGCGATCCCAAATGGATCGGCACTTCGCCTGATAATATTCAATGGTCCACCGATAGCCGCATGGTTTATTTTGACTGGAATCCTGAAAAAGAACCCTCAGACTCACTCTATGCAATCGCTGTCTCTGACCCCAAACCCGGCAAAGTTGATCTCGCTACCCGCCGTAAAATGCCAGACCCCGACGGCAGTATGAATGCCGACCGAACCCAGATGGTGTACGAAAAAAACGGCGATATCTTTCTCCTCACTGTTGCTACGGGCGAAATACAGCAGATCACCAATACCGTTGACCGGGAGTCCCGACCTGTATTTGACCTTTCGGGCAAACACTTATTTTTTCAAAGTAGCGATAACCTGTTTTCCTGGAATATCAGCTCTGGAGCCATTTCCCAGCTTACTGACTTTCGCTCAGGCTCCGCCAAAAATACCGACGAGAAAAAAGATCCTCAGCAACAATGGATCAGTAAACAGGAGCTTTCTATGATGGAAGTGCTCCGCCAGCGGAAAAGCCAGAATGAGGCAGCTACCGAACAACGGGAAATGCTTTCCCCCGATCGCCCGGAACCCTACTACTACGGCAAAAAAAACCTCCAGGGGCTGCAGATTTCTCCTGATGGGAGATATGTCTCTTTTCGCCTCGCCAATGCGCCATCTGGTGTGGAAAATACGCAGGTTCCTGCCTATGTCCGCGAATCCGGATATACGGAAGAACTTCGCGCCTACCCCAAAGTAGGTAGTCCGCTTACTACGTATCAGAGTTTTATTTACGACCTGACAAAAGACACGGCTATAGCACTGGCAACTGATAGCTTACCCGGCATCTATGACCTTGCTGCTTTTCTGGCCGAATATGACAAGCCCGTAACATCAAAAACTCCCAAGGAAACCCAGATCGTAAGTATCAACTGGTCCCCCGATGCTTCTGTCGCTATTGCAGAAGTGCGTTCGCTCGACTTTAAGGATCGCTGGGTTGCGCGTGTTGACCTCGAAACTGGCAGACTTGTGAATGTTGACCACCAGCACGACGAAGCATGGATTGGAGGGCCCGGAATCCCATGGTTTATGGGGGCACCATCACGTGCGGGCTGGTTTGCCGACAATCAGACCTATTGGTTTATGTCTGAAGTTACCGGGTATGCGCATTTGTATTCGGTAAATGTGCGCACCGGAGCAAAAAAACAACTGACCGCAGGCAATTATGAAGTATTTGACCCGAAACTTTCCCTCGATGAAAAATACTGGTATTTCACCAGTAGCGCCGTTGACCCGGGGGAAAGGCATTATTATAAAATGCCGGTCGCAGGCGGGGAAGCCGTAAAGCTGACGTCCATGGCGGGAAATAACGAGGTTTTCCTTTCTCCCGACGAAAAATATCTGGCCATCCGTCATTCAACCGGAAACCGGCCATGGGAATTGTTTCTACAGCCCAACAAACCCGGCGCTAAAGCGCGGCAAATTACTTCTTCCCTGACGGAAGAGTTTAAGGCATACCCATGGCGCGAACCTGAATACATCACTTTTGAAGCACGTGATGGAGCTGTCGTTCACGCAAGGTTGTACCAGCCAAAAGCTTCGGTAAAAAATGGTGCTGCGGTTATTTTTGTTCACGGTGCCGGGTATCTGCAGAATGCCCACAAATGGTGGAGCAGCTATTTTCGCGAATATATGTTCCACAACCTGCTGGCTGACAAGGGATATACTGTACTTGATATCGATTACCGCGCAAGCGCGGGTTATGGCAGAGACTGGCGAACGGCCATTTACCGTCACATGGGCGGCAAAGACTTATCGGATCAGATCGACGGAGCAAAACTGCTTGTTGACAAATATGGTGTAGACGCCAAAAGAATGGGTATTTACGGTGGTTCTTACGGTGGTTTTATTACCCTGATGGCCATGTTTACAGAGCCTGATGTTTTTGCTGCCGGAGCTGCGCTTCGTCCGGTAACAGACTGGTCTCATTATCATCACCAATACACTGCCGGTATTCTGAATTCGCCGCAGGATGACAGCATCGCCTATGTACGCAGTTCTCCCATCTACCATGCTGAAGGGCTGAAGGGTGCTTTGCTGATTTGTCACGGTATGATCGATACCAATGTTCATTTTCAGGATGCGGTGCGTTTATCGCAGCGTCTGATCGAACTTGGCAAAGAAAACTGGGAACTCGCCGCTTACCCTATGGAAAGTCATGGTTTTGTGGAGGCTTCCAGCTGGACCGATGAATACAAGCGGATACTCAAACTATTTGAAAGGGAGCTAAACGGGCGATAA
- a CDS encoding AAA family ATPase, producing MSTETQDKPKVIVPEWVQEIKRKYLSQNVSQFIVHGNTNDYVRVNRDSQDKYYRIRDFLNEEMFKYKDVVIYYDRAAGIRFKDDRTFGGDSATRKEFISTLQLFDELTDNNFSELTRNPARSFFTLDTYFNLMVNRDFIDSWFKEVEANLSNPSAAIKSVKSEGQPKDDDLIDKFMRMTLPDFDEDEKKNKSNLKTLKERLDKLKQKLAKPKSIAFVIDYAETLIPMTDNSSYRPDDHMLLVFMQKWAKEEKFLSADLTILVLTENIADINAQYVRNPFTHDVQIPYPVEADRLAFIEYFFNKDKGSKEYFEMSAQILAKNTAGLGLVHLDIIMSEAARNKSPFTNEMLTKQKKEMIEAEAGGLLEFVETKFSLKDVAGHAQAKKHLLDAANALKNGRPDVMPMGYLVSGPVGTGKTFMITVFANDVGVPMVILKNFRGMYVGQSEGNLQKVLKILKAMSPVAVMIDEADAYLGSRNDGGGSGVNSRIFSMLASFMSDTENRGRIVWFLVTARPDLMPVDFKRQGRAEEHIALFYPDTMEEKKELLEVMLKKTGLKYLDINEFDDEFFEDIPIRSGADMEAALTRAKFKAASLGIEKVDIDMIAKVFNDFLPPTYPEEIELMTYSAVLECTSKELLPEKYRKLTRQEVLDTVEDLKSRVR from the coding sequence ATGTCCACCGAAACACAAGATAAACCCAAAGTAATTGTTCCTGAATGGGTTCAGGAGATCAAAAGAAAGTACCTTTCTCAAAACGTCTCGCAGTTTATCGTACATGGAAATACCAATGACTACGTCAGGGTAAATCGCGATTCGCAGGATAAGTATTACCGCATCCGCGATTTTCTCAATGAAGAGATGTTTAAATATAAGGACGTAGTGATCTACTATGACCGCGCTGCCGGTATTCGCTTCAAAGATGACCGTACCTTTGGCGGAGATAGTGCGACGCGCAAAGAGTTTATTTCTACGCTACAATTGTTTGACGAACTGACGGACAACAATTTCAGCGAACTGACGCGAAACCCTGCCCGGTCGTTTTTTACGCTTGATACATACTTCAATCTCATGGTCAACCGCGATTTTATCGACTCGTGGTTCAAGGAGGTAGAAGCTAATCTTTCAAACCCTTCGGCTGCCATCAAATCAGTCAAAAGTGAAGGACAGCCCAAAGATGATGATCTCATCGATAAGTTTATGCGCATGACGCTGCCCGACTTCGATGAGGATGAAAAGAAAAATAAAAGTAATCTCAAGACCTTAAAAGAACGGCTGGACAAACTGAAGCAAAAACTGGCTAAACCCAAGTCCATAGCCTTCGTTATCGATTATGCAGAAACGTTGATTCCGATGACGGACAACTCCAGCTACCGTCCGGATGATCATATGCTGCTGGTCTTTATGCAGAAATGGGCAAAAGAGGAAAAGTTTCTTTCCGCAGACCTTACCATTCTTGTACTCACAGAAAATATCGCCGACATCAATGCGCAGTATGTCCGCAACCCGTTCACTCATGACGTTCAGATTCCTTATCCTGTAGAAGCCGACCGCCTGGCATTTATCGAGTACTTCTTCAATAAAGACAAAGGGAGCAAGGAATATTTCGAAATGAGCGCGCAGATTCTGGCAAAAAATACTGCGGGTCTGGGGTTGGTTCACCTCGATATCATCATGTCGGAAGCTGCACGCAACAAGTCGCCCTTCACCAATGAGATGCTCACCAAGCAGAAGAAGGAGATGATTGAGGCTGAGGCTGGCGGTTTGCTCGAATTTGTAGAAACCAAATTCTCCCTCAAAGATGTGGCAGGGCACGCGCAAGCCAAAAAACACCTCCTCGACGCTGCAAATGCATTAAAGAATGGCCGTCCCGACGTCATGCCCATGGGGTATCTCGTATCCGGCCCGGTAGGTACCGGTAAAACTTTTATGATTACCGTATTTGCCAATGATGTAGGGGTTCCTATGGTCATTCTTAAAAATTTCCGGGGAATGTATGTCGGGCAATCTGAAGGAAACCTGCAAAAGGTGCTTAAAATCCTCAAAGCCATGTCCCCGGTTGCCGTAATGATTGACGAGGCAGATGCTTATCTCGGCTCACGCAACGATGGGGGCGGCAGCGGGGTCAATAGCCGGATTTTCTCTATGCTCGCCAGTTTTATGAGTGATACAGAAAACCGTGGAAGAATAGTATGGTTTCTCGTTACTGCCCGCCCTGATCTTATGCCTGTGGACTTTAAGCGGCAGGGACGAGCAGAAGAGCATATCGCGCTCTTTTACCCTGACACAATGGAGGAGAAAAAAGAGTTGCTGGAAGTAATGCTCAAAAAAACCGGGCTGAAATACCTGGATATCAACGAGTTTGATGACGAATTTTTTGAGGATATTCCGATACGTTCAGGCGCCGACATGGAGGCCGCGCTTACCCGCGCCAAGTTTAAGGCTGCAAGTCTTGGTATTGAGAAAGTGGATATCGATATGATCGCCAAAGTTTTCAACGACTTTCTCCCGCCGACTTATCCGGAGGAAATCGAACTGATGACTTATTCGGCAGTCCTCGAATGTACTTCCAAGGAATTGCTGCCCGAAAAGTACCGGAAACTCACCCGACAGGAAGTACTCGATACGGTCGAAGACCTAAAGAGCAGAGTAAGATAA
- a CDS encoding pirin family protein translates to MAIKIIPKPLQAKGQFNGGAILENKPIGFPREGGVGMPYSNLFYWAHAWSDQGSTIGEHPHQGFEIMSFVLKGDIEHYDSKYQRWLPLKAGDVQIIRAGSGISHAEKMNAGSHIFQIWLDPNLRNTISQPASYDDYRSEDFPVTTTAGTTTTWYAGKQGPMRIETPGVEIRKISFEPGTYTLPALQDKIYSFYLIEGQGALSGETMNQDDFAIISDSDTINFEANTSTEVFVISSPAVLEYSSYAKLRGIRQ, encoded by the coding sequence ATGGCAATCAAAATTATCCCCAAACCCCTTCAGGCCAAAGGCCAGTTCAACGGCGGTGCGATTCTTGAAAACAAACCTATCGGTTTTCCCCGTGAAGGCGGGGTCGGAATGCCTTATTCAAACCTCTTTTACTGGGCGCATGCCTGGTCTGATCAGGGTAGTACCATTGGTGAACACCCCCACCAGGGATTTGAGATTATGTCTTTTGTTCTTAAAGGAGATATCGAACACTATGACAGCAAATATCAACGCTGGCTGCCACTCAAGGCGGGTGACGTACAGATTATCCGCGCCGGAAGCGGCATTTCCCATGCAGAAAAAATGAATGCTGGTTCGCATATTTTCCAGATTTGGCTGGATCCCAACCTCCGGAATACCATCAGTCAGCCTGCTTCCTATGACGACTATCGAAGCGAAGATTTCCCGGTTACGACAACAGCCGGTACAACAACTACATGGTACGCAGGAAAACAGGGGCCCATGCGAATTGAAACCCCCGGCGTGGAAATAAGAAAAATATCCTTCGAGCCAGGTACCTACACCCTGCCAGCTCTTCAGGATAAAATATATTCTTTTTATCTTATTGAAGGACAAGGCGCGCTTTCAGGCGAAACCATGAATCAGGATGATTTTGCCATTATCAGCGATTCGGATACAATAAATTTTGAGGCAAATACGTCAACGGAAGTGTTTGTCATATCCTCACCAGCGGTACTGGAATATTCCAGTTACGCAAAATTGAGGGGGATAAGGCAATGA